The nucleotide window GGATAGTTTCCAGAGATTATCTGACAGTAGTAAGGTTAAGGGACCAAAACGTCTGAAGTAATCATTCGATCTTTGGTTAGTGATCACAAACTATTGGGATGTATCTACAGTCGgtttgttgttaaaaaaaagacgTTCAAAATTTCCAGCCATACGATATTATTGAACCTCTGTGCTTCTCGCGAAACTAAGCAGTATGGGTTATAGTGGCGAAGCGCCATATctggaattaaaaattcgaaatgtgTCTCAACGTAGATGACAATAGTTATGCTTCACCGATCGGGGTTttgaatattcgaaaaaatgagaaatgcATGACGATTTGAACAGAATCGTCGCCTTTTAAACCGATAATCGCCGCTATTTTAGGTATCATCGAAAAGTAGTGAACCTTATCGAAAAATCCAATCAAAAACGCGTGCAGAATCTGAAAGGAGTGTGTATGCGAATTTTGAAGTTAATCCATGAAACGGTGTTTGAGATAGAAGCCCCATCACACCGGAAAATGTGGTTCAGGTATAAACGCGTCGGTTTTGACTCTTGTTTTAACACAAATTTCGTAAcggataaaattaaaatatctgtGACCTTCAATCGGCGATTTCTCAGTCGCATGAAAGACCTTTCGCATTCACAGCTCAATCACAGGCTGATCAGTTTAACCGATTTAGTAGCTTGTTCGGCTCGGACGTTACTTGACGCAGCTTACATCTTCTTCTTCGGTACACGTAATGTAGTCACAGGaaccaattttgaaattggaaattttgaaaattcgacgtTAGCTTCGAGCGAAAACATTCGTAAAAGATGTGACCAGACTATTATgtagaaaaagaataataatttttgataaGTTTGGACTGGATGTAACCCCTTAACATCGGACGAGTATTCCGAAAGCAATTCGATTTTCGGAAGCTCGACTATAATCTCGATTACCAGGTAAAATATGAAACACGCCACCACGAAAGCGGCTACCGGTCAAGATTCCATTCTGCGATGGAAAGCCTTCGTGAATATCACCTTCTACGGCGAAGAAAACGTGACTATTGAGTCCGTCACATCGAGAAGTTACGACAGAAAACCTGTCATATTTCATAAACATAGGTCGACTTAAGTTCGGCCAAAAACAGAGTGATTTGTGTTTTGGCATTTCGTTAAATAGGCTTTTCGCactggaaatgaaaaagatgACTCTTTATGAATATCTTTCGAGAACCATTCGGTTCCGTTTGTTCTTTTCTACTCTATGTATCGTTCAACACTACACGTTCAGTTTTGGCAATTTCATGTTCAGCAATATCActatggaatgaaaattttcaaccatatTGATACAAGTATCATGGCTTGCACCTATAAGGAAGGAAGTTGATTTTGCGacagccaattttttttcccagtaGCTAACGTTGACAATGGAGAATATCTGCCGGTAGCGCGTCGCTGTTTATCGTTCGGGCGGCGTGCTACAGGACGAAAGTCTCCATTGCCAACGAAATggacgaggaaaaaaaattagccatcGCAGAATCATTTTCCGCACGTAAACAGTCATATTTCCTTAAGCAATATCTACGTGCTCTCGGTTGTCCACTATTTAGAGAATATTGGATAGTTAAAAAAAGTGACGAGAATTCTGTAGGAAAATTCTCAGTGAATCGGACAGTTTCTCAGAAAATATTATAACTAGGACAAGGAAGACCGATCGTATCTAAAACTAATCGTTTTCGAGTCGAGAAAGGCTCCGTTGATTGGGATCAAAGATCAGTCGATTTAAACGTCAATGAAATTGTGCAGAGTGgtaattttatttgcaatCATTAATACGAAACATAATTGATAACCGTACGTGGGTTGTACTATGCAGTAGACGTTGCTTTACTGAAAAGCATGCTATTTAACGCGTCTCGCAATCCTGAATGTATCAGGATCAACAGATCTCAGGAGAAAGTCGAAAGTCAACCGTAAATCTTTGACTAGTATCACTTTATCCTTGGTCAGAACGTACTTCCAGAGAATCGTTGCGGTGATTGTCTTCATGAAGATCATAGCGTACTTCGATCCTGAAATTGAGAGAAACTTGTTCAGTCGTTGGAAGTCACGGCATCGGTACCTCTGTAAGCGTGTTTCAAACTCTGAGCAATAATCTTTCGCTCAAAAATACACCAAATATGAAATTGACGACGATGTCGGAGAATCTCGATGAATTATTAGTATAACGATATAAGTTCGTTGTCAATTATAGTACTTTCCTTACCGATACAATTTCTTCGTCCTCCACTGAATGGTAAGTATGAGTATGGTTCTTGTGTCGCGAATCTTTCGGGTAAGAATCTGTCTGGATCAAATTTTAGAGGGTCGGGCCAGTATTTCTCACTTCTATGAACGCCGAAAATATTAAGCATGACCGAAGTCCCTTTTCGCATTGTAAATTGGCCTATAAAAAGGTTGATCATTGTAGGAGTAACTCGATACGCCGTCTTCGAATGACATACCTATCACTTAATATTAAGGGAAACACTGAGATACGATAGCAGAAAAATAGACTAAATGACGAAAGCTTGCGAACCTAATTCGAAATCATCCGTTGCTTCACGGCCGATTATGGGCGCACCCGGGAACAGGCGCATAGTTTCTTTGATCACTCTTTCCATGTACGTCATTCTCGATAAGTGATCCATCGTAATCTGTAACTCTTCACTGTCATCGTGTGAGACATTCTCTCCAAAAATGTCACACAATTCCtggtatattttttcctaaacGATGATACAAAAAGCGAATCATTGTACGTAGAGCCTTACGAAAGGTGAACAACACGCAATGCTTGCTTCTGTAAgatcattaaataatatatacctGCATAACAAACAAACCTGAATGTCTTGGTGGGATGCCAGCATTAACAAAACATAGTTCATCGTGCTGGCCACTGTATCGGTGCCCTAACAGAGAATATTAATGGTGAGATTGCAAATGATGCATCTCATAGCGAGTTGACAATGGTCTTGGTGGACCAACTGTTCCGTTCTCAATGAATCATGAAACTGacgagtataataatttattcaagctaCGCCGCGATAACAGTATCACTGTGTTATACTTACAGCTACGATCATCGTATCAACATGATTCTGGATGTTTTCATCTGTCAGCGTTTTGTTGTCGGTCGATAGTCTCAGGAGATTTTCTATCAGTATCTGAGGTCCAGCCGCGAAATTacctgataaaaaaatgtgatagtAGAAGAATCGGCATGCAGCACACCTCACCCATTCATGAACGGCACCAGAAATCTACTGTTATCCTGGTTTTTAGATGTCAAAGTTGTTGGGCAGAAAGCCTCAAGTACAACTCACAGCCAATGGAACAGAAACTCTATCGTGGTACAGTAAGACTACATCTGGATTGTGTGGTACTTGCCAAAAGAATCTTGTTCGTTATCGGCCGATACTCCTTCATCACTACGACGGACGATTGTTGCTTTCTTCTGTCGGATGACCTAAAATGAAACCGTACTATTTGTTGATTTATCCCTCAGAGTTTACACCAGCGTTTTGGCCGTTTTGATAAATTAAGACGTCCACCAATTGTTGCTCTGTTCAAGTACTTCGTTTTAATGCGTATCCCAGACAAGAAGGAACAATTACGGAAATATGCTTATCGTTCATAACTCAGAACGAAACATGCGGATGCCCGTTACAAACGAATTCTTGAACCCCTTGCGGGAACGCAATACCAGGGAATACGTGTtaataattgcaaaaaaattggaaaatagcACGGAGACGAGGCTCATGGATCCGAAACTCCAAGAGAGGAAGTTGTGCAGGCCAGCGGATAAGTGAAACTTCagtattgtttcatttttttcaatcgaatttcGGCGGCACTGAGCGAAGAATCGACGGTAACATCATAAGAGTCACGCGTGATCAGGACGTCACGCGTATGTGGAAATCTGTCGATGATTTTGTAAGCTATCTTAATTCTTGTTGCAACCTTAAAAGCGACATTTGAAAAACTAACTGTACAACTAATTTTTACACTGCCCCCTCACacataaatttaatttgtaacaatattagATCACGTACAAAAGTTCTGAACACGACCTATTATAAGGGATAgccgtacaattttttttatgtcttcCTAGTTCTTGTATTATTGCAGTCCGAAGATGGCTGGCCGGGCTAGATCGAAACGTTGACTCAGATGAATTACTTTAATGACCATTTCTGACGAGTTTAGCATTCGATCACCTACCATGGTCACGAAATCCAAATCAATCAACATAAAAGTGAGAAAGACAAGTGTTGAAGCAGTTGCCTAATTTGCGAGAAGAGAGAAATCTCTCACAACGAAGATGGCGAGATATTCGTAGGGCTGGGAAGTGATATGCCCTGATTTCTTTTTCAGCGATAGAATTTTGTGAGACATGGAGTAGCGGCTAGTCGAAGAAGGGAGAGCCATGTTTCAGTTTGTGTGTCGAAAAGTGGGCGTAGGATCACTCAACCGATCTCAATGTTTAGTGGCCGTTGCTTGAGTTTCGCGACGAAGCGTGAGCTCAATTTCGTTCTTGCAGCTTTTATCGCAGGTCGctgaattattatattatgcaAGTGTTGAGTGCTTGGTAACTTCATCGGGTTTGGTCAAGTGGAGCAAAAGTGCGCGTAACAAACGTCGGTGTAGATGTCGTGAATCGTTCCAACTACAAAATAACGTGTTACTTCGTTCTGTTCTATGAATCTACCTCTTTAGTCAGCTCAAACAATATGCTTCCAAACAAATGGTAACAAACAATCGACTGCAAGAACTTTCAATATCGGAACGAAACAGTGCCGAACGGTAACAACGCGAAATTGGAATACCAGTGGAAATGAATGTTGAATCCGAATACATCGTTAAGTTTTGTCATCGTTTATATCATACACTCAATATGtcaaagaaatgaattttagGAGAATGATTCGTCCGTACTCTCGATTGAAGTTGTCCTGCAGGTTATCTTGCCTCATTCCTTTTTAAAGTACTCCGCAAAGGATTCGGGTGATGAGGTACTTTTTGTCCGCAAAATGACATCACCAATGCATACCGTGGTTATGTTAATGAAAATATCCAGCACTTACGTTGATACCAAACTCTTGCATAGACCTAATGTGTTTCCTTTGGTCCGTGCCAAGTTGAGTACGGTTGAAAATGAAGTCTGGGTACAGCCAAGGGCTAATGCTTCGTTTGAAGACAATATGTATCAACCTGTGAAGTCAGAATTATTGCACAATCTGAGGATTAGCATTggttacttgaaaaaatatgaatccAAGATTCAGGTAGGATTGTTAAAACAACGTTGTGCTCCAAATAAAGTGATTAGGTTTTGGGTTTTGAGAACAACGTGTAATTGAGCAAGATAATGTGGTGACCACGAAAAATGCACTCCAATTTACTTACTTAGTTACTGCTTCGTCGAATTCACATTTCCCGGACTCCATTGCTTTCAGATTGATGCCCATAGCCGTCGCTGTGACACGTAAAGTATAATTGTACTTGCCtcgaattacaaaaaaaaatgtattgttCACATGGCCATGATTGATTCTCCCGAAATTACAGCTGTCTTACCACAGATTGCGTCCAATGCACACAGCGAAACGTATTTGCGTACTTCGAATTCCGATCCGTCCAAGTGTTGCTCCATCTTTTTGGCCAGTGTCACTGACAGAGTGGCAAATGTTTCGACGAAAGACTTGAGAGCCACGGGATTAAAGGACGGCTGAATTAGTTTTCGGTGCACTTCCCATACTGACGCTGTAACGAAAAATTCTCAAGTATtcggcaaaaattttgaatatcaaCACAGACTAATTGGCCAAGAGATGCATTTCGATAGAGAAACATGGCCAAATGTATTCACTGGTCATCTATTCGTATATCTGAAATCCAATTCCCATAGCGATAGGGGAGTATCTATAATACATGTGTCAGTGGGTGGTTTTCAATATCAATATGCGACGGATaatatttcgttttcttctAGAATGAATAGGTTGTCCAGTAAGGTCGAAGAAATGCGGAAACAAAAAAGTGATGAAACCGAGCTTTCAATCAGTGTCAGTGATGCtaattgtcgaaaaaaaattagaaacattCAACTGTAAAAGTTTTCGAAATGGCGGCGAAGATGTTGACatactgaaattcaattgcAATCACCTTATTATATCAACTGGATCAGAAAAATTCCAGAATTTTACActcgtttttttcaaaaatcgatactGCTTGTCTGATTCTAATAAATGATAACCAGGTTGGGTTCTGATCGGATTCTCAACAGATCGTCTCACATTAAGTCAAACTGTAATAAACAATGACGTGTTTTTGGTCCAATCAGGAATTTACTATCTGTGAGTGATTAAGGTCACATGTACCATACTCTCATTGCGAACCGACGCACTGAAAAAAGAATCTGTCTTACACGATTTATAAGAAGTTGATTTGCGAATGGATCGAGCTACTGTTGAATGCAGCATGACGAACTTTACGgatttttcagtgaaaaaatgatgaaatgatGCGATTTTTCTTATGTGATAATAACAAGatatttataattgaaattccgaaacGAAACGTTTACATCTGCCTTGCAAACACTTCCTTGAATCAGATTCGACTTGATTGGCTTCATTTGCTCCGTTTCAATCTCGATTCGTTATGTTTTCAATCAGACAGATTTTTCACCTGATCGTACGTCACGtacattttcaatctttcagATCCGGCAAATGAATGAATCCAACACGGTGATGATGCCGACAATTGAGATGTTGCGAGACATGATCCGATAAACGTGATTATCATTGTGACAACGTACGTGTGGATGTAAAAACACCCACGATTTACGTCAGTAATCACGATGATTATTGCCATGATTACGCGTCATATGAAGTCCACCAGTACCAGTAGGAAATGGAGTTGAATGTGctggaaaaattattatgaaaaaaaagacatgCATCGTCATTCACGCATGTGAAGCTTACAGCCAGATCACTCAATTCGATTTCAGTTGTCCGCAATGAAAGTCTTTGAGGCTCAATATATCTCACTTGAAGTCAAATAGTGAAGTAACATCGTTCACCTACCAGGAGATGTGATTAATCCGTCCCCCAACCAGGGTCGCCCGAATTCGTacaagtaatttttctcaatggtCTTCGGAGTGAGGAGTATCTCCTGAAATGACAAACCAACTCAGATCTCAAAGTTCCGTACGTGTTCGATTATGATCGGACTACTTTACCTTCAGATGTTTAGGTAAAGTTATCAAGTACAATGGATTGTCACCAATTGAAACTCGACACCACGTAGGATAGTTTTTCCCCAGTTGATTTATCCTGTTTAATATGGCTGCAATTGCATATTTTATAGTGCCTCAGTATAATACTATTCGTTACCGAAGATTCATTCACCAATTCGACAAGAAAAGGATCTTGCTTACCTTCATTACCCCCAGTAAAGAGATACGCATGGCCTATGAAAGGCAGACTCGGTATTTCCTCAGCGTTCAGCGGGTATTCGAAGAGCAAAGCAACTTTGAACAGCTTGactgtaaaattgattatccGGTACAATACGAAGCATGCCACCGCAAGCGTGGCTACCGTCAAAGGGTCCATCCTACGATTCAGTGAAAACTCGAAACACTGCTCTCTTTACATATCTCAGAaatttgtgtataaaatttcaatggaATCGGCCTGTCGTATTACAACACTTCTCTCTGTTAGATTCTACAAAACTCAAGCGGTATTCGAAGCTGAGGGAAGACAAGATTTTTGTATCCGCTCTGATCTAACTGATCACTGGAACCTGAAACCAGATTCTCTGTTTTTATATAATTGGAGAACAACGCATCACATATCACCTCCAGAATGATCGAACATTTTCCCCACTCTCTTCTTCAAGATTAGTTAATTATTTAATGTTCACATGGAATCAGTGAGCGTAGAACCTGAATTTACTCGTAGCTTATTATATAAATCCGGCTTGCTTTCAAACTCAGATGTAAAGCAGCTTGCTAatattgttttcgtttttttcttgtgtgTTAGAATTTGATTAACGCGGTATTCCGAGTTAGTTGACTATTACTTGTGGTCACGAATATCTTATCAGCGGTAACAAGTTGACATCCTTCAAGTCATGAAATTTGTTGTACGTGACGTCATTGCAGCGTCCTAAGTCATCTTGCGTGTCAGAAATCACCACATTTCTAGTAATAAGATTTTGTTCAACCGGTTGAGTGGAAGGTCTTTTGACGAGCAGCAGCTCCAAAAGTAGTACGACACAGGTTTGCGAATAAATGGCTGAATTTCattactcgggggtttttggaGTCGCTGAAACCGAATCCGGTGTCAAAATTGGCCAATTCctaaattcaagatggcggagccaagatggcggattcGGTTTCAGCGACCCCAAGAACCCCCGAATAACAAAATTCATGGCAAAATTCGTATTTCTTGGAATTCGAtgtccgccatcttggctGCGCCATCTCGAATTTGGGGAGTTGTCAATTCTGACACAGCAGGCAGATTTACAGAGCCCGAGAACCCGGACCGCAACCTTGGCCTGTTTGATAGATGAATAATTATCAGTATAATCTTGATCAACCGAAACCGGTTGATCCGGGATGCAAATTAATCGGGTTTACGGCGAAATATTCACTTCATTAGATTACAAATAGCCATCCTAACGTTATAAGATTGACTACTTGACCTTAACACGAGTCTGTCGCAGAtataaaaagataaaatatgAGCAATACTGGAAGTTTACTTTGTAACCGGTCAAGATAGAAAAGTTGAATAAGTCTTGGATTCCGCGATGAAGACGCGTTCGGAAACAGTTTTTTGCCGACGTGTCTTAAACATTGCAGTTTACCTCATCAAGCCGAGAGTCAAACTGATACCTACTAGTTGCTTCAATACAGGGTGTCCTAATTGATTCAGAGCTAGAGCTACGTGTGTGACGTTGCAGTCGAGTGGATCTGACCGATCGGGTGTCGTTTCAATTGATTGgccaatgaataataatactgaTTGTAGCATCTGATGTATAAGTGAATGCTCATTCAGTTTATGGCATGGCCCGAGACTTACAAAATACagctttgaatgttttttgtATCGAAGGCTTTGCGGAGACGATTATTTGTTCGCTTTCAAGGGATATTTTAATCAAGAAGCCGCAATTGGATGGTCAGAATAacgaattttcaatgaatgCAGTAATAGTTGTCAATaatagatttttcaaaacatttaTTACACATATTCGTTAATACATTAGTGGCCGATCAGTTAAAACGACACTCGAATGGTCGAATCCATCCAACTGAAACTTTGCACATGGTTGACTCCAGCCCATGATGAACAGGGACACCCGTGGGAGGAATCGGTATCAGGTGGACACTCGCCCTGATAAGGTCAACTCCAATGTTAACAAAACTTCAGTAACAAACTGTTTTCAAACGCGACTTCATCACAGAAGCCAAGTCTCATTCGGGATCTAACTGCGGAAGCATCGAAAACCTTGATAGAAAAGTTGCATCTCTTCTTTCTCACATAATGATGACGTGATCTCAAAACTACAACCCTTGATGCGGTGTGACTGATTTCTTCATAAACAGTCGCGCTATTGAGTTGATTCACTCTCATTGTCTAATACACGTTATCCGAAGATGTCACAGAATTCTTGGTACACTTTTTTCCTGTCCGATGATATGAAAAGCGAGTAATTCCACACAGAGCATTATAAGACGCTCACAACACGCAATGCTTGTATTTGTAGGACTCAGATCAATACGTTATGTAAACAAGCATAACGAACACATCGGAATGGTGATATGCAagcacggtcttacatacaggtctggtaACTCCGGCACTTTTGAGTGGTAGGGGGTGTCACCATTAGTGAGGCACACGGTCTTGTTTCCTATCTATCCGCTAGGGGCGCCATTGGCCCGGGGTAtgatagatatagatatataccgATGAGATAACCTGCTCATCGAAATTTTTGACAGTTCATAACTCAGTGTAAAGTGTGTAAACGGTGGATCATCTCCATAAGATCTCAAACTGTCTCAAAAGTTGTGAACCCTCGCTTGATGTTTATGGATTTTATTGACTTAAACATTTGAGGATTccgttaaaataaaacaattatcacGCCCGCCATGGAATGCTAGTAAACatctcaatcattttttattcgcatctttcctcatttttgagtGTTATTCAGGATtgttgattccgaaaaatcagCTGTTCGGATCTGATTTATGATTGGCTCACCCCGAGGGGGCAGCGCTGCAGACGGCGAAGACGAGAACCACGGTTTTGCCTCATTATCTGAGTCATTCCCCACCCTACTAGTTACCAGACCTGTATGCAAGACCGTGTATGCAAGCATCAACGTCAAGTATAATAGTTCACCGTGATGACCGTTGTATCGCTGTCCGAAGAGAGAATATCAATCGTGTATCAAAAGAAACGGCAGGCATCATACTTGACTCGTGCATAAATTTAAGGGCCTCGGAAATCAAGAACTTTTGGCGCCCAAATCCATCATCAAATAGGTTTTCAGACGTATTTTATCAAAGTCGTAAGGCGGAAGGCCCCAAGTACAAGTCACACCTACGAAACACAAACTCTATCGGATCACTTTACGACGAAGTTTGGAACTTATCAGCTGCATCTTGTTCGTTATCGGCTGGTACTCGTCGATCCCTACGCTGGACGATTTCTGCTTTCTTCTTTCGTATCACCTAAAATCAAGCCGCACAAATCGATAATTCATCCTCCAGAGTTCATCCTAACCGTTTCGGCCATTTCGGCCGTCTGTCcattgtcaaattttgattgtGAACAATTAATTTTGTCGGTTTTGCAGCTGTTCGAAGTATTTGCCGctctaaattttcaatttcggaacttttatttttctatacttTCACATTTTGTGCTTTGGTCATTCGGAATGCCGACTGttaggaaaatattttgctGATAGGAGAGCGTTCGGATAAATACTCGCTAATTTTTGTTTGATCATTGTGTGTGAAGAATTCAATAACGCAGTATTTGGCTTTAGTTGACTTGACtattcatttgtttgttttgatcaattttcttttgcCGATAAGTTATCTCACCTCTGTGAATGCAGTTACTTTTCTCTCGTTGCTGTCAAACATATTGGTTCCGAAACGTGGGCAGTTCTTATCGGGGCACAGAGAGCTCTCTACATTCTTGGGATCGATATCCGCGTCCAAGCATGCAGACTGCCCAGTACATGGTTGGAAGCATTGCGTGCGAAGTATGATTCCCCTCGTGACCAGCGTacaactctctctctctaatcGCGCATTCAACGATCGTTGTACAAATGCTAATAAAACCATACTTCTGACCCGCAGGAGTATGTTCAACTCGCGATTTCCGTCACGAGTGTATTATGATTGAACGGTATGGTTTGTTCACGTGGTGCTCTcacattttcttgttttctttttttttttttagtctacCATTTTTACACGACATTAGAGAAACTGGAAAGGTAGTAGAAATTGAACTAGTATTCTACCCGCTAATAAGGCAATTTGTCATCATTTTCCAATCGAGTAGCCGGAACGTTTGGTGCCGATTCCAGAACATTCTCGTCAAGTTGATGTTCCTCGTACACCCTAATCGGTCGACTCGAAGTACAGTTGGAAAGATTCTCAGATTCATTGCAAACTACTCAATGATAGACCAATACGTCCCCTAATTCACACTGATTTTGATACAACTGTTAGGGTTCTTCATTAAGCTTTACTAACGGTTTTTGGTTTCGCATCACCACTGACTTATCCTTGATTTTATCCGAAGACAATGATGAATCTGAACTATGACAAATGCCATTACATTGTTTCAATATATCCATTACGACTTAACGATGCGTGTATACTGTATAAGTTCATGAAACCATTGGAACTCACGCTTTCACTGGTCGTTAAACATCGCTTATCGAGAGTAAAAAGAATGCtattcaaatttctacaaaaATAAGCAAACACGGAGCAATAGGTACTGTAGCCTTTGTGCAAACGTGCAATGGTTTGGTTAGTTGTCGTTGTACGAACAAGAAAGACTGACTGATTATTGTATAAGTATATACTGAATGATAAAACAAGCTGTTGGATGTTTCAGCGGTAAATAGTTATTATGCAGAATATTGCCAACTTTCAACATGCGAACGTTGAATTGGGGTTACGTGGCGTTTAGACGTGCAGTTTGGTGGCTgcgtaaatatattttaatcgCAGATACGTCGATAATTAAACTCAGCTCGAATCGGTGAGGTAATTTTGCACGGGGCACAAAACAAAGCATAACGCTCTCATGTACACCTGGTTAAAATTTTCGCATGGATCCTTTCCCTCAGGGAAAACTGTGGGCGATATCATTCGATGtttgaacgtgaaaaattaGGTGCGCATGGCAAGAAGTTTTCAAAactcagtgaaaaaaaagaaaaaaaaaacgtagctGCGTAATGTATGGATTGCGCAAAAGAGTATTCTGTATATTGTTCTGCATTTTTTTGTGGAATTGCACTCGCTCTTTTAgagtctgaaaaataaatgtcatGAGCTGAAAGTGCGGATTGCAGAAGTGCTTTGCTCGGTTTTATAAGGGGATGAACAATTACGTCTCGTCGGGATTTCACTCTCCGAATTGAATTCACCGTACCTATATGCAGTTGAACGAAGTCTGTGCACCCCTTACTACGTATTAGAGGCATTAGAAAGCCGCCGTGCCACCTCGTGATTACTATATTATGACTATCGCTTATTACAATCGTCACTGCTATTACTGCGTAATAATCGAGCCAGAAGTCTCGCTTAAGCAAGTATGTGAAGCGCCAACTATTCGCCTGCGGGAAAACGGTTTTCAATATCAACGAAAGTAGAATTTCACTCATCGCGTACGAAGTTACAGTATTTctgaaaatacgaaataattatGCTTGCTTTCGATGGAAATTGACTAAAACAGCAGTGTTATTTCAGAAAAGTTTACACTGCTTGCACGGATATTAATGGAAATTTGATGTTAATTTGCATGTGAATCCTGATGCGTTGAACGGATGAATGATTGGGTGAATCAGTAACAACTGTTCAGAGAGTGAAAATTACATGCATATGAGtaaaatcgagaaaaatttaGGTGCAGTTCACGTAATAAACAAGCACAAAATTTCCGTTTCCATGTTGAATAGATCAACGATTTTTGTAGCTCGGTTAATTTTCCGATATGAATAACGAATCCACTTACTTTTCATACATTTTACATTGATGAAATCGTAAACAAGAAAGGTTTTATCCTATGGCGAATCTGATACACCTCTGAGTCgcctttattttgaaatttattggtTTGTTTGACCGATGAACAATCGTGTTAATCTGGTTATAATTTTACCTCGCAgtgtgtatgaaaattttgaaagttgt belongs to Neodiprion lecontei isolate iyNeoLeco1 chromosome 5, iyNeoLeco1.1, whole genome shotgun sequence and includes:
- the LOC124294406 gene encoding cytochrome P450 4C1-like isoform X2 — encoded protein: MDPLTVATLAVACFVLYRIINFTVKLFKVALLFEYPLNAEEIPSLPFIGHAYLFTGGNEAILNRINQLGKNYPTWCRVSIGDNPLYLITLPKHLKEILLTPKTIEKNYLYEFGRPWLGDGLITSPASVWEVHRKLIQPSFNPVALKSFVETFATLSVTLAKKMEQHLDGSEFEVRKYVSLCALDAICATAMGINLKAMESGKCEFDEAVTKLIHIVFKRSISPWLYPDFIFNRTQLGTDQRKHIRSMQEFGINVIRQKKATIVRRSDEGVSADNEQDSFGKFAAGPQILIENLLRLSTDNKTLTDENIQNHVDTMIVAGTDTVASTMNYVLLMLASHQDIQEKIYQELCDIFGENVSHDDSEELQITMDHLSRMTYMERVIKETMRLFPGAPIIGREATDDFELGQFTMRKGTSVMLNIFGVHRSEKYWPDPLKFDPDRFLPERFATQEPYSYLPFSGGRRNCIGSKYAMIFMKTITATILWKYVLTKDKVILVKDLRLTFDFLLRSVDPDTFRIARRVK
- the LOC124294406 gene encoding cytochrome P450 4C1-like isoform X1, with translation MDPLTVATLAVACFVLYRIINFTVKLFKVALLFEYPLNAEEIPSLPFIGHAYLFTGGNEAILNRINQLGKNYPTWCRVSIGDNPLYLITLPKHLKEILLTPKTIEKNYLYEFGRPWLGDGLITSPASVWEVHRKLIQPSFNPVALKSFVETFATLSVTLAKKMEQHLDGSEFEVRKYVSLCALDAICATAMGINLKAMESGKCEFDEAVTKLIHIVFKRSISPWLYPDFIFNRTQLGTDQRKHIRSMQEFGINVIRQKKATIVRRSDEGVSADNEQDSFGNFAAGPQILIENLLRLSTDNKTLTDENIQNHVDTMIVAGTDTVASTMNYVLLMLASHQDIQEKIYQELCDIFGENVSHDDSEELQITMDHLSRMTYMERVIKETMRLFPGAPIIGREATDDFELGQFTMRKGTSVMLNIFGVHRSEKYWPDPLKFDPDRFLPERFATQEPYSYLPFSGGRRNCIGSKYAMIFMKTITATILWKYVLTKDKVILVKDLRLTFDFLLRSVDPDTFRIARRVK